A single genomic interval of Peribacillus sp. FSL H8-0477 harbors:
- a CDS encoding TerC family protein — MISSIIDTYAQFFDWSMWVQVLTDPVSWGLIGTLVVLEGLLSADNALVLAVMVKHLPEKQRKKALFYGLLGAYVFRFIAIGIGVYLIKLWFVKVLGAAYLAWLAIKYFIDKRNGSGEDDETKGMSKEGFLIRTFGALWGTVIMVEMMDIAFSVDSVLAAFGVSEQVWVLLLGGMIGVLMMRGIAGVFLKLIEKIPELETAAYVLIAIIAAKMLLSVVGIDISHVAFFILLIITFGITFFIHFKNERKKAI, encoded by the coding sequence ATGATATCAAGTATTATAGACACATACGCTCAATTTTTTGACTGGAGTATGTGGGTACAAGTATTAACTGACCCTGTAAGTTGGGGACTAATAGGAACACTGGTTGTGTTAGAAGGTCTGCTTTCAGCGGATAATGCACTTGTACTGGCCGTTATGGTAAAACATTTACCAGAAAAGCAGCGTAAAAAAGCGTTGTTTTACGGATTACTGGGCGCATATGTATTCAGATTTATTGCGATTGGAATTGGCGTTTATCTTATTAAGCTATGGTTTGTTAAAGTACTGGGAGCAGCGTATCTTGCATGGCTGGCCATTAAGTACTTTATCGATAAACGTAATGGCAGCGGTGAAGATGATGAAACCAAAGGTATGAGTAAGGAAGGGTTCTTAATCCGTACATTTGGCGCGCTTTGGGGTACCGTGATCATGGTTGAAATGATGGATATTGCTTTCTCTGTTGACAGTGTTTTAGCTGCTTTTGGAGTAAGTGAACAAGTCTGGGTACTCCTATTAGGCGGTATGATTGGTGTTCTAATGATGAGAGGAATTGCAGGTGTATTTCTTAAATTAATTGAGAAAATACCAGAACTTGAGACAGCTGCTTATGTATTAATTGCCATTATAGCTGCGAAAATGCTGCTTTCTGTCGTAGGAATTGATATTTCTCATGTCGCTTTCTTTATTCTCCTCATTATTACATTCGGGATTACTTTCTTCATTCACTTTA
- a CDS encoding YpjP family protein: protein MKNTKWLKKSLVVLISVLTFGMVSPADLTWFGEDDSAKAQKKDAIEESQTFQYEASIENYQTELPYDQFIESMMIKAEENAYMKFGEKIKPKIELEFKSAILPKIENAIQEMAEQYPEEKLTALSITEEPASGRGEKIFHIYNQTNGEDTIRFHVRQENPPQEGYWFDFHYHTYHDNFVEHHELGKIYWDKNTPPKWENREKILS from the coding sequence ATGAAAAATACTAAATGGTTGAAAAAAAGCCTTGTAGTTCTCATTTCTGTTTTAACTTTCGGAATGGTTTCACCGGCCGATCTGACGTGGTTCGGTGAGGATGACAGTGCTAAAGCTCAAAAAAAGGATGCTATAGAGGAATCTCAAACATTTCAATATGAAGCTAGCATAGAGAATTATCAAACGGAGCTTCCATATGATCAATTTATTGAATCGATGATGATAAAAGCAGAAGAAAATGCATATATGAAATTTGGAGAAAAGATTAAACCGAAGATTGAACTGGAATTTAAGTCTGCTATTCTTCCGAAAATAGAGAATGCTATTCAAGAAATGGCTGAGCAATACCCTGAAGAAAAACTTACAGCCTTATCCATAACTGAAGAGCCGGCTTCCGGAAGAGGGGAAAAGATTTTCCACATTTATAACCAAACAAACGGTGAAGATACGATTCGTTTCCATGTACGGCAGGAGAATCCTCCGCAAGAGGGATATTGGTTTGATTTTCATTACCATACGTACCATGATAATTTTGTGGAGCACCATGAGCTTGGGAAAATATATTGGGATAAAAATACGCCTCCGAAATGGGAAAACAGAGAAAAAATCCTTTCTTAA
- the ggt gene encoding gamma-glutamyltransferase produces MESNEKKYMGRSTNCSYERETDTGNAGMVVSAHPVASKIGEKILLQGGNAVDAAVAIQFALNIVEPMMTGIGGSGFMMVYHQEKDTVKIYDGHVRAPQAATPDLFLDEQGEVIPFRERSTKANAIGIPGILKAMDAALKDHGTMSLKDIIEPSIKVAEEGVPVNWVFCDAVENFTYRLGDDAKQLFMPEGRKMKEGDVLKKEKLADTYRILQRDGIDAFYSGEIGKAIISTIKKHGGIMELSDLENYQITIDDPLWADYKGYQIASTNAPSAGGFSVLQILKILEEFKIEQYEPRSWERYYLIAEAMRLAFSDKKAFLADPEFAELPLQGLFNKEYIEKRRSFINFKNRNNKIDFGNPWKYDTVTQREVVPQPDDKEQSETTHFTVMDRWGNIVACTSTVEHPFGSGIMVSDYGFILNNELTDFDSVPGGMNQVEPGKRPVSGKSPTIIFKDKKPVLTLGSPGGSTIISSVSQTILNVLDFNMDLKSAIEEPRIFTPMGPHIEWEAGMDMDSKGHLEGMGFAFNEKPHSIGNVQAIQIDPETGLMHGAADSSREGTAIGLNKEDYK; encoded by the coding sequence ATGGAATCTAATGAAAAAAAGTATATGGGCAGGTCTACTAATTGCTCTTACGAAAGAGAGACTGATACCGGGAATGCTGGAATGGTTGTTTCCGCTCATCCTGTCGCATCAAAAATCGGAGAAAAAATTCTCCTTCAAGGCGGGAATGCTGTTGATGCTGCTGTCGCTATTCAGTTTGCCCTTAATATCGTTGAACCCATGATGACTGGTATTGGAGGCAGCGGATTTATGATGGTTTACCATCAAGAAAAAGATACCGTAAAGATCTATGACGGTCATGTACGTGCTCCACAGGCTGCTACACCAGATTTATTTTTAGATGAACAGGGTGAAGTCATCCCCTTTCGTGAGCGTTCAACCAAAGCAAACGCAATCGGAATTCCAGGTATTCTGAAAGCGATGGACGCTGCACTAAAAGATCACGGTACGATGTCACTTAAAGATATAATTGAACCATCGATAAAGGTTGCTGAAGAAGGAGTACCCGTTAATTGGGTGTTCTGTGATGCTGTTGAAAACTTTACCTACCGGCTAGGTGACGATGCAAAACAGTTATTCATGCCAGAAGGACGGAAAATGAAAGAAGGCGACGTGCTAAAAAAAGAAAAACTAGCAGATACCTACCGCATACTTCAACGTGATGGGATTGATGCCTTCTATAGTGGGGAAATCGGAAAAGCCATTATTTCAACCATTAAAAAGCATGGCGGAATTATGGAATTATCCGATTTAGAAAATTATCAAATTACGATTGACGATCCCCTTTGGGCTGACTATAAGGGCTACCAAATAGCCTCAACAAATGCACCAAGTGCAGGTGGTTTTTCTGTACTGCAAATCTTGAAAATTCTTGAAGAGTTCAAGATTGAACAATACGAACCTAGATCATGGGAACGTTACTACCTAATTGCCGAAGCAATGCGACTCGCATTCTCCGATAAAAAAGCATTTTTAGCTGACCCTGAATTTGCAGAATTGCCCTTACAAGGTCTGTTTAACAAAGAGTATATTGAAAAACGCCGCAGCTTCATTAACTTTAAAAACCGAAATAACAAAATTGACTTTGGAAACCCTTGGAAATACGACACTGTCACTCAGCGAGAAGTCGTTCCTCAGCCTGACGATAAGGAACAAAGCGAAACCACTCACTTTACGGTAATGGATCGTTGGGGGAATATCGTTGCTTGTACCTCCACTGTTGAACATCCATTTGGTTCCGGAATCATGGTTTCTGATTACGGCTTTATTCTCAATAATGAACTGACTGATTTTGATTCTGTTCCCGGCGGAATGAACCAGGTAGAACCAGGAAAACGACCGGTAAGCGGAAAAAGTCCTACCATAATATTTAAGGATAAAAAACCGGTTCTTACATTAGGTTCACCCGGCGGATCGACCATCATTAGTTCAGTTTCACAGACGATCCTCAATGTACTTGATTTTAATATGGATTTAAAATCAGCAATAGAAGAACCGCGGATCTTTACACCAATGGGCCCGCATATTGAATGGGAAGCAGGAATGGATATGGACAGCAAAGGACATCTTGAAGGAATGGGCTTTGCCTTTAATGAAAAACCTCACTCCATTGGGAATGTTCAAGCAATCCAAATCGATCCTGAAACTGGCCTCATGCACGGTGCAGCCGATTCAAGTCGTGAAGGAACTGCCATTGGTTTAAATAAAGAAGATTATAAATAA
- a CDS encoding class I SAM-dependent methyltransferase, with protein sequence MFVTTAGRTNPEMVDHAKSLADELSVLYIKREKRSIKDLQHQHGDECLVVGKNRLELHKLGTAEPFFFHPNLAMLRLKRLLQGEADPYLAAAGIHKGSRVLDCTLGLGSDAIIASFAAGENGSVVAVEADPAIACIVRNGLNHWQDVQNEIQEAMKRIEIKTGHHLDILKTIPDKSFDVVYFDPMFEESVLESNGIRGLTHFASREDLTEAALNEAKRVAVNRVVLKDHYRSTRFNQFGFSVMKRKTSTFHYGFIETNN encoded by the coding sequence ATGTTTGTAACGACCGCTGGGCGAACAAATCCTGAAATGGTTGACCATGCGAAGAGTTTGGCAGATGAGTTAAGTGTCCTGTACATAAAACGGGAAAAGCGTTCGATAAAGGACTTACAGCATCAACATGGTGATGAGTGTTTAGTTGTAGGGAAAAACAGGCTGGAACTTCATAAATTAGGAACGGCAGAGCCTTTCTTTTTCCATCCTAACCTCGCAATGCTTCGCTTAAAACGTCTATTGCAAGGAGAAGCAGATCCTTATTTGGCAGCAGCCGGGATACATAAAGGGAGCAGGGTGCTGGATTGTACGCTTGGCCTTGGTTCGGACGCAATTATCGCGAGCTTTGCAGCTGGAGAAAATGGGTCAGTTGTTGCTGTTGAAGCGGATCCAGCCATCGCCTGCATTGTCAGAAACGGCTTGAACCATTGGCAGGACGTTCAAAATGAAATTCAAGAAGCCATGAAAAGAATTGAAATTAAAACAGGTCATCACCTCGATATCTTAAAAACTATACCGGATAAAAGTTTTGATGTTGTATATTTTGATCCAATGTTTGAAGAAAGTGTACTTGAATCCAACGGAATCCGAGGATTAACTCACTTTGCATCGAGAGAGGATCTAACTGAAGCTGCGTTAAATGAAGCGAAACGAGTGGCCGTAAACAGAGTCGTGTTAAAAGATCATTATAGAAGCACACGTTTTAATCAATTTGGCTTTAGCGTCATGAAAAGAAAAACATCAACATTTCATTATGGGTTTATAGAAACGAACAATTAA
- a CDS encoding BrxA/BrxB family bacilliredoxin has product MSSAYDEYMKEVVKPMRAELTNAGFKELTTPEAVEDFIEGVEGTTLVVVNSVCGCAAGLARPAATQAVLQSEKKPDHLVTVFAGQDKEATAKMREVFGDIEPSSPSMALLKGKEVVHFIPRYDIEGQPMEEIMGNLLTAFNQVK; this is encoded by the coding sequence ATGTCAAGTGCATATGATGAATATATGAAAGAAGTCGTAAAGCCCATGCGTGCCGAGTTAACGAATGCAGGGTTTAAGGAACTGACAACACCTGAAGCTGTAGAAGACTTTATTGAAGGTGTAGAAGGAACAACGCTTGTTGTAGTGAATTCCGTGTGCGGCTGTGCTGCCGGTCTTGCACGTCCAGCGGCCACACAGGCTGTTCTGCAATCAGAGAAAAAACCAGATCATTTGGTGACAGTTTTTGCTGGTCAGGATAAAGAAGCAACAGCTAAAATGCGTGAGGTCTTTGGTGATATCGAGCCATCTTCTCCGTCAATGGCATTATTGAAAGGGAAAGAAGTAGTTCACTTTATTCCTCGTTATGATATTGAAGGACAACCAATGGAAGAGATTATGGGGAATTTACTAACGGCGTTTAATCAAGTTAAATAA
- the ilvD gene encoding dihydroxy-acid dehydratase, with translation MKKDLRIRSKVISEGGPTRVPNRAMLRAVGFTDEDFKKPMIGIASTWSEVTPCNIHIDELARRAKKGARDAGGAPMIFNTITVSDGISMGTEGMRYSLPSRDLIADSIETVVGGESLDGFVAIGGCDKNMPGCMMAIARINLPSIFVYGGTIRPGTINGKNIDIVSAFEGVGEYNAGKLDEAGLKKVECNACPGAGSCGGMYTANTMASAIEAMGMSLPGSSSNPAETDQKQDDCYRAGEAVYRMLEQDIYPRDILTKKAFENGITIVMALGGSTNAILHLMAIAHSAEVDLSLEDFNRLQKKVPHIADLRPSGQYVMEDLHKIGGIPAVMKHLLKAGLLHGDCLTVTGKTIAENLEEFPDFEEGQKIITPVEQPLYPDGPLVILKGNLAPEGAVAKVSGLKVRSLTGTAKVFDDEPSATEAILNDDVVAGDVVVIRYEGPKGGPGMPEMLSISGILVGKGLGESVALLTDGRFSGGTHGLVIGHIAPEAQVGGPIGLIQTGDIITIDSDKQLLEVNLSEQELQARKLDWKAPKLVARGQLAKFARLVSSASKGAVTDAFEDETAPEPQKVK, from the coding sequence ATGAAAAAAGACCTAAGAATCCGCAGTAAAGTCATCAGTGAGGGAGGACCAACCCGTGTACCTAACCGGGCTATGCTTCGAGCAGTCGGATTTACGGATGAGGATTTTAAAAAACCGATGATTGGCATTGCGAGCACATGGAGTGAAGTGACGCCGTGTAATATACATATTGATGAATTAGCTAGAAGAGCCAAAAAAGGGGCGCGTGACGCTGGCGGAGCGCCTATGATCTTTAATACAATCACCGTTTCCGATGGTATATCAATGGGAACAGAGGGAATGAGATATTCTCTTCCAAGCCGTGATTTGATTGCCGATTCAATTGAAACAGTAGTTGGTGGTGAAAGCCTGGATGGATTTGTCGCCATTGGCGGCTGTGATAAGAATATGCCAGGCTGTATGATGGCGATTGCCCGTATTAATCTGCCATCCATCTTCGTATATGGGGGAACCATTCGCCCAGGTACTATCAACGGTAAGAATATTGATATCGTTTCAGCCTTTGAAGGCGTGGGCGAATACAATGCAGGTAAGCTGGATGAAGCAGGATTGAAAAAGGTAGAATGTAACGCTTGCCCTGGTGCAGGATCATGTGGAGGAATGTACACAGCTAACACCATGGCTAGTGCAATTGAAGCGATGGGAATGAGTTTGCCGGGAAGTTCGTCTAATCCAGCTGAAACAGATCAAAAACAAGACGATTGTTACCGTGCCGGCGAGGCAGTGTATAGAATGCTTGAGCAAGACATCTACCCGCGGGATATCTTAACGAAAAAAGCCTTTGAAAATGGCATCACGATTGTTATGGCACTTGGCGGATCAACGAATGCTATTCTTCATCTGATGGCGATTGCCCATTCTGCTGAAGTCGATTTATCACTGGAAGACTTTAACCGTCTTCAGAAAAAGGTACCGCATATCGCTGACTTACGTCCAAGCGGACAATATGTTATGGAAGACCTTCATAAAATCGGTGGAATTCCCGCTGTGATGAAGCATTTATTGAAAGCAGGATTACTTCATGGTGACTGTTTAACCGTAACCGGGAAAACCATTGCTGAGAACTTAGAAGAATTCCCTGATTTTGAGGAAGGCCAAAAAATCATTACACCTGTAGAACAGCCGCTGTACCCAGATGGTCCGCTTGTTATCTTGAAAGGGAATCTGGCCCCAGAGGGTGCGGTTGCTAAAGTTTCCGGTCTTAAGGTGAGAAGCTTAACGGGGACAGCTAAAGTATTTGATGACGAGCCAAGTGCTACTGAAGCCATTTTAAATGATGATGTCGTTGCCGGTGATGTGGTTGTCATTCGCTACGAAGGACCTAAGGGCGGCCCAGGAATGCCAGAGATGCTCTCAATCTCCGGGATTTTAGTTGGAAAAGGGTTAGGAGAATCGGTTGCCTTGTTGACGGATGGGCGTTTCTCAGGCGGCACACATGGTTTGGTTATCGGTCATATTGCACCAGAAGCACAAGTTGGAGGTCCAATTGGGCTCATTCAAACAGGTGATATTATTACAATAGATTCTGATAAACAATTGCTTGAAGTTAATCTTTCTGAACAAGAATTACAAGCGCGGAAATTAGATTGGAAAGCTCCTAAGCTAGTTGCTAGAGGGCAGCTTGCTAAATTTGCCCGTCTAGTCTCTTCTGCTTCAAAAGGTGCAGTAACAGATGCTTTTGAAGATGAAACAGCACCAGAACCACAAAAGGTTAAGTAA
- a CDS encoding conserved virulence factor C family protein, giving the protein MNILSIEPTPSPNTMKVNLSEELPAGRSNNFKKNFADQAPPLIQDILKIDGVTGVYHVADFLAVERNAKYDWQDILIQIRKIFGEEITDESAQKILDHFGEVSVLIQQFKGIPMQIKLNDGSSEKRFAMPEHFVVAVKMAQNLEDNVVMLRKWKDYGVRYGELDAIGTEVMEELVAAYPQERLNQLVEIGQKSTDKTSAPIKREKVKLTAEMLEDESWEKRYQALVQMEDPTVEDLPLLNQALADTKVSIRRQTVVYLGMIEDPIVLPYLYKGLTDKNSGVRRTAGDCLSDLGFPEAMTEMAKALKDKNKLVRWRAAMFLYESGDESVIEALREAENDPEFEVAMQVKMAINRIENGEEAKGSVWKQMTDSRQ; this is encoded by the coding sequence GTGAATATATTATCGATTGAACCAACACCAAGTCCAAATACGATGAAAGTCAACTTATCCGAAGAACTGCCGGCGGGCAGAAGCAATAATTTTAAAAAGAACTTTGCTGACCAAGCGCCGCCATTAATTCAGGATATATTAAAAATTGATGGAGTTACGGGCGTCTACCACGTTGCCGACTTCCTTGCAGTAGAACGCAATGCGAAATATGATTGGCAGGATATCTTAATTCAAATACGGAAAATCTTTGGTGAAGAAATAACGGATGAATCGGCCCAAAAAATTCTTGATCATTTTGGTGAAGTATCGGTTTTAATTCAGCAATTTAAAGGGATTCCCATGCAAATAAAACTGAATGATGGCAGCAGTGAAAAAAGGTTTGCTATGCCTGAACACTTTGTTGTGGCAGTAAAGATGGCTCAGAATCTAGAGGACAATGTCGTCATGCTCCGAAAGTGGAAAGATTACGGGGTCCGCTATGGTGAACTAGATGCGATTGGTACAGAAGTGATGGAAGAATTGGTCGCTGCTTATCCACAAGAGCGTTTGAATCAACTGGTTGAGATTGGACAGAAGAGTACAGATAAAACATCAGCGCCTATAAAGAGGGAAAAGGTAAAGCTTACAGCAGAAATGCTTGAAGATGAAAGTTGGGAAAAACGCTACCAAGCTCTTGTTCAAATGGAAGATCCAACGGTTGAAGATTTGCCATTACTTAACCAGGCTTTAGCAGATACAAAGGTATCGATCCGCCGACAAACCGTAGTTTATTTGGGAATGATTGAAGATCCAATCGTATTACCATATCTTTATAAAGGCCTGACAGATAAAAATTCTGGTGTACGCAGAACGGCTGGAGACTGCTTATCAGATCTAGGTTTCCCTGAGGCTATGACTGAGATGGCTAAAGCACTTAAAGATAAAAATAAGCTAGTTCGCTGGAGAGCTGCCATGTTCTTGTATGAATCTGGTGATGAATCGGTCATTGAAGCGTTAAGAGAAGCAGAAAATGATCCTGAATTCGAAGTAGCGATGCAAGTAAAGATGGCGATTAATCGGATTGAAAACGGAGAAGAAGCAAAAGGATCTGTATGGAAGCAAATGACGGATTCACGACAGTAA
- a CDS encoding ABC-F family ATP-binding cassette domain-containing protein: MKVFSMEKIKKTQGDKTIFNNIAFSISEGDKIGVLGVNGTGKSTLLNIIAGTEDYDEGMKDHPNDYSISYLDQDPVFNEDLTIMEYLYASDSPVFTLIKNYEKTLLVLQENPQDSAVQDRLLHLQQKMDEMGAWETSADARTFLTKLGLPDFSRSLSELSGGQKKRAALAKTLIETPDLLILDEPTNHLDFESIKWLEEYLAKYPGSVLFVTHDRYFLDNVAKKIWEIEQGSLYEYKGNYADFLEAKAIREENESQDRAKKENLFKTELAWIRRGAKARSTKQKARIQRFETLEENVKNKTKQESLEIGLSGTRLGKKVIELKEISKSFTNDPLIQSFSFLFKPGDRIGIVGRNGTGKSTLLNILAGTIPIDSGEIEIGQTVKIGYYTQVNEEIDPGLRMIEYIRKTADAITLKDGSIITAAQMLEKFLFPLNTHGTLIRKLSGGEKRRLFLLKILMSSPNVLLLDEPTNDLDTQTLTVLEDYLQTFPGVVVTVSHDRYFLDKTCDHLFVFRAAGTIDFYYGGYTDFLEDEKAEQAPAPVKRPVVQERTEKKKKLTYAEKIEWGTIEEDMEKIEERLAAITSEMAVAGSDFEKIRLLLEEEAQLTEKLEQTMERWEYLAEKQEDQ, translated from the coding sequence ATGAAAGTATTCAGCATGGAGAAAATTAAAAAAACACAAGGTGATAAAACGATTTTTAATAATATTGCCTTTTCCATTTCAGAAGGTGACAAGATCGGTGTCTTGGGTGTTAATGGAACGGGAAAATCAACATTATTAAATATCATTGCAGGAACTGAAGACTACGATGAGGGAATGAAAGATCATCCAAACGATTATTCTATCTCCTACCTAGATCAGGATCCGGTTTTTAATGAAGATTTAACGATTATGGAGTACCTATACGCTAGTGACTCGCCAGTATTTACCCTAATTAAGAACTACGAAAAAACCTTATTAGTTCTACAAGAAAATCCTCAAGATTCAGCCGTACAGGATCGTCTATTACATCTACAGCAAAAGATGGATGAAATGGGCGCTTGGGAAACCAGTGCAGATGCCCGGACTTTTTTGACTAAACTTGGGCTGCCTGACTTTTCAAGATCGTTATCGGAACTATCAGGCGGTCAAAAAAAGCGGGCAGCGCTTGCTAAAACACTGATAGAAACGCCTGATTTGCTTATTCTAGATGAACCGACCAACCATCTTGATTTTGAAAGTATTAAATGGCTGGAAGAATATCTGGCAAAGTATCCTGGTTCAGTTTTATTTGTTACACATGATCGGTACTTCTTAGATAATGTAGCTAAGAAGATTTGGGAAATCGAACAAGGAAGTCTTTATGAATACAAAGGGAATTATGCTGATTTTCTTGAAGCCAAAGCGATCCGCGAAGAAAACGAATCGCAGGATAGAGCGAAAAAAGAAAACTTATTTAAAACAGAACTTGCTTGGATTCGCAGAGGCGCGAAAGCACGTTCGACCAAACAAAAAGCTCGGATTCAACGGTTTGAGACACTTGAAGAAAATGTGAAAAATAAGACGAAACAAGAAAGTTTAGAAATTGGGCTCAGCGGAACACGGCTAGGTAAAAAAGTGATTGAATTAAAGGAGATCTCTAAATCATTTACCAACGATCCTCTTATTCAGTCTTTTTCATTCCTGTTTAAACCAGGCGATCGAATTGGGATTGTCGGAAGAAATGGTACGGGAAAATCAACATTATTAAATATTTTAGCTGGCACGATTCCAATAGATTCAGGTGAAATCGAAATTGGTCAAACGGTTAAAATCGGGTATTATACACAGGTGAACGAAGAGATTGATCCAGGTTTGAGAATGATTGAATACATTCGAAAAACAGCTGATGCTATCACGTTGAAAGATGGCAGCATTATAACGGCCGCACAAATGCTTGAAAAGTTTTTGTTCCCGCTTAATACGCATGGTACACTAATCCGCAAGCTTTCCGGCGGCGAAAAACGCAGACTGTTTTTATTGAAAATTTTAATGTCATCTCCAAATGTTCTGCTTTTAGATGAGCCGACGAATGATTTAGATACTCAAACATTGACCGTACTTGAGGATTACCTCCAAACTTTCCCGGGCGTCGTTGTGACAGTATCGCATGATCGCTATTTCCTCGATAAAACCTGTGATCATCTCTTTGTATTTAGAGCAGCAGGTACCATAGATTTCTACTATGGCGGTTATACGGACTTTCTTGAAGATGAAAAAGCAGAACAAGCACCTGCACCAGTGAAGCGTCCCGTTGTTCAAGAACGTACGGAGAAAAAGAAAAAATTAACATATGCAGAAAAGATTGAATGGGGAACCATTGAAGAAGATATGGAGAAAATTGAAGAACGACTGGCTGCAATCACGTCTGAAATGGCGGTCGCCGGCAGTGACTTTGAGAAAATCCGACTATTGCTTGAAGAAGAGGCCCAGCTAACCGAAAAATTAGAGCAAACGATGGAAAGATGGGAATACCTAGCTGAGAAGCAAGAGGATCAATAA
- a CDS encoding HD domain-containing protein, which yields MNQSIRDAEQFVKENLGQDSTGHDWYHSDRVRKIAVHIAKKEQLGDSFIIELAALLHDIPDDKLHDNEETGLALLDSWFRRNNLADCQVKEIKQIIDSISYSKGQTDLPSIEAKIVQDADRIDALGAIGIARTFAYGGKKGQLLYDPAISVRDSMNKEEYRNGTSTSIHHFHEKLLKLSDMLHTDTAVAIAKERQQYMEEFLQQFNKEWDVLL from the coding sequence ATGAATCAATCAATTAGAGATGCCGAACAGTTTGTTAAAGAAAACCTTGGTCAAGATAGTACTGGTCATGATTGGTATCATTCAGATCGAGTGAGAAAGATAGCTGTACATATAGCGAAAAAAGAACAACTAGGTGATAGCTTCATCATTGAATTAGCTGCACTCTTGCATGATATTCCGGATGACAAGCTGCATGACAATGAAGAAACGGGACTGGCTCTTTTAGATAGTTGGTTTAGAAGGAATAATCTTGCCGACTGCCAAGTGAAAGAGATTAAACAGATAATTGATAGTATTTCATATAGCAAAGGGCAGACGGATCTTCCATCGATAGAGGCTAAAATTGTTCAAGATGCTGATCGAATTGATGCACTTGGGGCCATAGGGATTGCCCGAACTTTTGCCTATGGGGGTAAAAAAGGGCAACTGCTTTATGATCCAGCGATTTCTGTAAGAGATTCAATGAACAAAGAGGAATATCGAAATGGAACAAGTACGTCCATTCATCATTTCCATGAAAAGCTATTGAAGTTGTCTGACATGCTTCATACCGATACAGCAGTAGCGATAGCCAAGGAACGTCAACAATATATGGAAGAGTTTTTACAGCAATTTAATAAGGAATGGGATGTATTACTATGA
- a CDS encoding DegV family protein yields MSERIAWVTDSTGCLDEQLKKRNDLFIVPMVVIIDGQEYEDGINILPNDLAQIMKNTSSILTTSQPSIGTFTELYKKLEQNFDRIISVHVSGRLSGTVNSSLQAAKLVSIPVHVFDSELISYPMTLILKKLINEIENGSTIEDALHLARTYRSNHETYVLIGSLEQLHRSGRLSSAKYILGSLLKLKPIISIQKGSLETKEKARSELKAENLIFEWYRAASESIRECCILYGSTPEQAGRWREKILSITPNMKVHIYPLGSAISVHTGAETLGISWFNEK; encoded by the coding sequence ATGAGTGAACGGATTGCATGGGTAACGGACAGTACAGGTTGTTTAGATGAACAACTAAAAAAAAGGAATGATCTATTTATCGTTCCAATGGTTGTTATTATTGATGGACAAGAGTATGAGGACGGAATTAATATTCTTCCTAACGATTTAGCTCAAATCATGAAAAATACTTCTTCTATCCTTACAACTTCTCAGCCGTCGATTGGAACCTTTACTGAGTTATATAAAAAGCTTGAACAAAATTTTGATCGAATTATTTCGGTTCATGTTTCTGGCCGCTTGAGCGGAACGGTTAATTCGAGCCTTCAAGCGGCAAAACTTGTTTCGATTCCGGTACATGTCTTTGATTCAGAACTAATCTCTTATCCAATGACACTGATCTTAAAAAAGTTAATCAATGAAATAGAAAACGGCTCAACAATTGAAGATGCCTTACACCTAGCACGTACCTATCGAAGCAATCATGAAACGTATGTGTTAATTGGTTCGCTTGAACAGCTGCACCGGAGCGGACGATTGTCTAGTGCTAAGTATATTCTTGGAAGCTTATTAAAGTTGAAGCCGATTATTTCTATCCAAAAGGGCAGCTTGGAAACAAAAGAAAAAGCGAGAAGTGAGTTAAAAGCGGAGAACCTTATATTTGAATGGTATCGAGCAGCAAGTGAAAGTATTCGGGAATGCTGTATTTTATACGGATCAACTCCTGAACAGGCTGGCCGGTGGCGTGAGAAAATTCTTTCAATCACACCGAATATGAAGGTCCATATTTATCCATTAGGCAGTGCTATTTCTGTTCATACTGGAGCTGAAACGCTTGGAATCAGCTGGTTCAATGAAAAGTAA